The Rhodoluna lacicola genome includes the window CGCGTTTCTCAATCCCAACGGCCGTTCCAATTTCACGCCACATGGAAGCTGCCTCGCGCAACTTTCGCGGACGCAATTCTAAGCCAACCAAGGCGCCAAAGGTTAACTCGGCGGGACCTCCGGTGGCTCGTCGTCTGCGTACTGCTTCTGCCACTGCGGCGGCTCTTGGCATACGACGGGTTGCCTCCTCGGTTACAACATCCACCCATCCCTCGATAAGCGCTAGCAGAGTTTCGATTGAGTTCAGTGCCGCTGCTTGGTCTTCGGTGCGATCCGCAATAAATGCACCTGATTGCAAAGCTGCGCGAAGTTCATCGGGGTGCTCGGGATCAAAATCTTCGGCAATTTCTGTGATTCGTGAATTATCAATAGAAATTTCAGACGCGTATTTTGAGATTTGCGAAACCACCGCATCGCGAAGCCACTTGCTGTGCTTGAACAAGCGAACGTGCGCCATCTCACGAATTACCAAGTAGATGTAAGCCTGGTCTCGTTCAATCTCAAGACCATTCACAAATGCCTCTAGGTTCTGCGCAACGAATGCAGCGCGCTGATCCTTGAATAGCGGAAGCCCAATATCGCCACCGGTTAGTACCTCGTGAGAAAGTTTTCCCAGCGCCTGGCCAAGCTGCATGGCAAACAGGGCGCCTCCCGCTGATTTCATGACGCCACTTGCGTTCCCTAGAATTTCTTGGATTTCCTCAGGAGCGTTTTGGGTCAAGTTTTCACTGAGCGCTTCACTCATTCGATTTGCCACTGGCTCACTCAGTGCTTGAAACAGCGGCATGGCATCGGCAACCCAGAGTTCGCGCGAGAGTAACTTTGGTTCACCAATTAATTCGGGAATTGTGGTGGCCTCATTAAGCCATAGGGTGCCAATGGCAACGGCATCGGAAATTTGCTTCCTGGCTTCACCAGAAATTGTCAGACTGCCCGAGCGAGCCAGCGCCTTTGCTTGGCTGCTGGCCAACTCCCAGTTGACCCCCCTTTCGCCAGAAGTGAAGGTTCCGCCCTGCGCTTGTAGCGAACTTATTACCTGCTTGATTTGGTCCAGCATGGCAGCCATAGCGGCAGGGTCCTTTGGAAGTCCGGCCGCCTCGGCCAGTTGTTCTGGGTCAATCGGGTTGTCGCCACTCAAAAATTGACGCATGAACGCTTCAAAGTCATCGGGGTTCAAGCCACCGGTGCCGCCTGGATTTTGATTATCGTTCATTCGCGTCCTTACCTACTAAGACTAATCACGCTTAGGCTTAAGGCATTCCTGTGAATGTAGTGAGGGCCCATTTGAGTTACAACACCGATTTTGATTCGCGCCAGTTTTCAAGGCCGCGAAAATCAGTGGGCTTAGTTTTTCTTGCTCTTGGTGCAGCGGCGCTAATGGGCGTTTGGTATTTTCCGACTCCTTACGTGATCGAGCAACCTGGTCCCGCCTACAACGTGCTCGGCACCGATAGCGGTAAGCCGATTATCTCTATCGATGGCGCACCAACTTTTAAGACATCAGGAAATCTTGATTTATTGACCGTGCAGATAGCCGGAAATAGAGAGCGGACGCCAAGTTGGCTCGAGATTTTTGGTGCCTGGATGGATCCCTCTAAGAGCGTTTTGCCAATTGACCAAGTCTTCCCGGCAAATCAGACGGCAGAAGAATCTACCGCAGAGAGCACCGCCATGATGGAGCAATCACAGCAAGAGGCAATTGCCGTTGCGCTAAAGAATCTTGGTTACGACGTACCTGTGCAGCTTTATGTGAGTGAGGTCACCAAGAACTCGCCATCCAGCGGGCAAATTGTGGCAGCAGACTTTATTCAAAAAGTTAATGGCATTAAAGTCTCAACCATTGAAGAACTGCGAGAAAACGTTAATGAATTTGATGGCAAAACACCACTGACGATTGAACTTATTCGCCAGGGTGAAACCAAGGTGT containing:
- a CDS encoding YlbL family protein, with protein sequence MGLVFLALGAAALMGVWYFPTPYVIEQPGPAYNVLGTDSGKPIISIDGAPTFKTSGNLDLLTVQIAGNRERTPSWLEIFGAWMDPSKSVLPIDQVFPANQTAEESTAESTAMMEQSQQEAIAVALKNLGYDVPVQLYVSEVTKNSPSSGQIVAADFIQKVNGIKVSTIEELRENVNEFDGKTPLTIELIRQGETKVFSITPKKDETGAYRIGILVGYKYDFPVKVNLQLGDVGGPSGGMMFALGIYDKLTPGELTGGKYIAGTGTIDGSGIVGPIGGIQQKMYGAQKAGAKYFLAPKDNCPELAGLEPSDMKIFKITNFKDALTAVEKIGAGEDLSALPTCTTK
- a CDS encoding zinc-dependent metalloprotease, which produces MNDNQNPGGTGGLNPDDFEAFMRQFLSGDNPIDPEQLAEAAGLPKDPAAMAAMLDQIKQVISSLQAQGGTFTSGERGVNWELASSQAKALARSGSLTISGEARKQISDAVAIGTLWLNEATTIPELIGEPKLLSRELWVADAMPLFQALSEPVANRMSEALSENLTQNAPEEIQEILGNASGVMKSAGGALFAMQLGQALGKLSHEVLTGGDIGLPLFKDQRAAFVAQNLEAFVNGLEIERDQAYIYLVIREMAHVRLFKHSKWLRDAVVSQISKYASEISIDNSRITEIAEDFDPEHPDELRAALQSGAFIADRTEDQAAALNSIETLLALIEGWVDVVTEEATRRMPRAAAVAEAVRRRRATGGPAELTFGALVGLELRPRKLREAASMWREIGTAVGIEKRDDLWNHPDVLPSATDIENPTALISKLREDGKHPDAFDQALRDLLDK